One window of Brucella pseudogrignonensis genomic DNA carries:
- a CDS encoding substrate binding domain-containing protein, translating to MPQLLEQNPELRIALDLTDHLPDLVASGTDLAIRIARLRDSSLIAQKLSDNPRCIVASPDYLARRGIPHATDEIAEHDCLPLGSATHWTFSTPEGEKHIRLNARFSANTMEGCYATCLAGGGLALLSTWYVSEDVKEGRLVRLNIWAVYPTTRLVLPKVRVFIAALREAIAASAENFHA from the coding sequence GTGCCGCAACTTCTTGAGCAGAATCCCGAACTGCGTATCGCGCTTGATCTCACGGATCACTTGCCCGATCTGGTGGCGAGCGGGACGGATCTCGCGATCCGCATTGCCCGGCTGCGCGACAGCAGCCTGATTGCGCAGAAGCTCAGCGACAATCCTCGTTGCATCGTTGCAAGCCCGGACTATCTGGCCAGACGCGGCATACCGCACGCGACTGATGAGATTGCAGAGCATGACTGCCTGCCGCTCGGCTCTGCAACTCACTGGACTTTCTCGACGCCCGAAGGTGAAAAGCACATTCGTCTTAACGCCCGCTTTTCCGCCAACACGATGGAGGGCTGTTATGCCACCTGTCTTGCGGGCGGTGGGCTTGCACTTCTATCGACTTGGTATGTGAGTGAAGATGTGAAGGAGGGGCGTCTGGTCAGGCTCAATATCTGGGCGGTCTATCCGACCACCAGACTGGTTTTGCCGAAGGTCCGGGTTTTCATTGCCGCATTGAGGGAGGCCATTGCGGCATCGGCTGAAAACTTTCACGCGTGA
- a CDS encoding AraC family transcriptional regulator — protein MMSHFATPVDHKQPRLPLDKFASETSIKVSALLLNAVKLLEEDETIAIDLVNQASSLLGTRMVDSNDVADRIVVGGLAPWQIKRVCRFIDERISYTISLDEMARQVKLSTSYFSAAFKNSFGVSPHNYVIKRRVEFAKDKMLNSNAPLCEIALDCGLSDQAHLSRVFRRITGTTPSAWRRYQTRPNIGANVGANVRAKLAVAEIY, from the coding sequence ATGATGTCACATTTCGCAACACCAGTTGATCACAAGCAGCCACGCCTTCCCCTCGACAAGTTCGCAAGCGAGACATCAATCAAGGTCTCGGCCCTGTTGTTGAATGCCGTAAAGCTTCTCGAAGAAGATGAGACAATCGCTATCGATCTGGTCAATCAGGCTTCAAGCCTGCTCGGCACACGCATGGTTGACAGCAATGATGTGGCGGATCGGATCGTTGTCGGCGGACTGGCGCCCTGGCAGATCAAGCGTGTGTGCCGCTTTATCGATGAGCGCATTTCCTACACGATTTCGCTTGATGAAATGGCGCGTCAGGTCAAACTGAGCACCAGCTATTTCTCGGCAGCCTTCAAGAACAGCTTCGGCGTTTCACCACATAATTATGTGATTAAGCGCCGTGTCGAATTTGCCAAGGACAAGATGCTCAACAGTAACGCGCCTCTCTGCGAAATCGCGCTTGATTGCGGCCTTTCCGATCAGGCTCACCTGTCGCGCGTATTCCGCCGGATCACCGGTACGACACCAAGCGCATGGCGCCGTTATCAGACACGTCCGAATATCGGGGCGAATGTCGGGGCAAATGTTAGGGCGAAACTTGCAGTCGCGGAAATCTACTGA
- a CDS encoding Dps family protein, whose product MTDNVKSRRSASLKTPSGFSEEAVKEISGGITALLADVFAIYLKTKNFHWHMSGAHFRDYHLLLDEQGDQIFAITDDLAERARKLGGNTLRSIGDISRHQRILDNDAEFVHPHEMLAELRDDNKALVESMRVLHELCDEYGDVATASLLENWIDEGERRVWFLFETLRGTNG is encoded by the coding sequence ATGACTGATAATGTAAAATCCCGTCGCTCTGCTTCTCTCAAGACACCAAGCGGTTTTTCAGAAGAAGCCGTGAAGGAAATTTCCGGCGGCATCACCGCTCTGCTCGCAGATGTGTTTGCCATTTATCTCAAGACCAAGAATTTCCATTGGCATATGTCTGGCGCGCATTTCCGCGATTATCACCTGCTGCTGGATGAACAGGGCGATCAGATTTTTGCCATCACCGACGATCTGGCAGAACGCGCCCGCAAGCTTGGTGGCAACACCCTGCGCTCCATCGGCGATATTTCGCGCCACCAGCGTATTCTCGATAATGATGCGGAGTTTGTGCATCCGCATGAAATGCTCGCCGAGCTGCGCGACGATAACAAGGCGCTTGTTGAAAGTATGCGGGTGCTGCACGAACTTTGCGACGAATATGGCGATGTGGCAACAGCAAGTCTGCTCGAAAACTGGATCGACGAAGGCGAACGCCGCGTCTGGTTCCTGTTTGAAACGCTGCGCGGTACCAACGGCTGA
- a CDS encoding MmcQ/YjbR family DNA-binding protein, which translates to MNLKNLLCKIQTDNANLFHGYLLSSDVTQHHLGTLRCRWQGVSTPSLLSGNQHPHYAVLRHADGNKWFGLIMNVLRDKLGLEGDGEVEIIDVKCHPAKVDDLKRSPGFRPAYHMSKEHWLTAVLDGSVSSEEVFVLLDESYELTK; encoded by the coding sequence ATGAACCTGAAAAACCTGCTTTGCAAGATCCAGACCGATAATGCTAATCTCTTCCATGGATATCTCCTCTCAAGTGACGTTACCCAACATCACCTTGGCACATTGAGATGCCGTTGGCAGGGGGTATCCACACCATCACTTCTCAGCGGCAATCAACATCCGCACTATGCGGTCCTTCGCCATGCCGACGGCAACAAATGGTTTGGGCTGATCATGAATGTATTGCGGGACAAGCTGGGTCTTGAGGGCGATGGAGAGGTCGAGATCATCGACGTCAAATGCCATCCGGCAAAGGTCGATGACCTCAAGAGGTCGCCCGGCTTCAGACCAGCCTATCACATGAGCAAGGAGCACTGGCTCACCGCTGTCCTCGATGGATCCGTATCAAGTGAAGAGGTCTTCGTGCTTCTCGACGAGAGTTACGAACTGACGAAGTAG
- a CDS encoding transposase has protein sequence MPKRTLPSPKHADTLSLNALRSLVTGLVEKAEHAEARFENLEAENAALRKENAELRLENTQLKVENQLLRDEIARLKNLPPRPPFKPSGMDKATDVQAQDKQASKKKPRGPKLDVGRVDRDVVLRANAPVGSRFKGYKSYYVRDVVLRAEVIHYRRECWVTPDGKTILASLPAGIVGGYGPNLRRFCLMLHAQGQVTMERLSTLLNDIGVDISKRQVVRLLTRNLDGFIAEDAAVLHTGLVSADYVTVDDTGARHARDNFYTTHIGNAHFSVFRTTKTKSRLNFLSLLHGNYTDYVLNDAAFDYLLARKADPALIARLQPRKPQHFPNQVPCLEHLLRNGVDIFDNNTLRMFGEAGLWGAIRYHGLMGNTVIVFDDAGQFRVGDHALCWVHAERLLHKLMPATPQQVGHVETLRKLIWLFYKLLKDFARSPSRRAAQALEVRFDRIFSIRTGYADLDKLLTHLLRRKQELLKILERPEIPLHTNTSENDLRSCVTKRKISGGTMSRDGRIARDTMLGLMKTCKKLGLSFWHYLGDRLRISIQKPAIPELAGLIIARA, from the coding sequence ATGCCGAAGAGAACGCTTCCCTCGCCCAAGCATGCTGACACGCTTTCACTGAATGCGTTGCGCAGTCTGGTCACAGGTCTGGTTGAGAAAGCAGAACATGCAGAGGCTCGCTTTGAGAATCTGGAAGCTGAGAATGCCGCACTCCGTAAAGAGAATGCCGAGCTCCGTCTGGAAAACACCCAGCTTAAAGTTGAAAACCAACTGCTTCGCGATGAGATTGCACGGCTGAAAAACCTGCCGCCACGGCCACCGTTCAAACCGTCAGGCATGGACAAGGCAACTGACGTGCAGGCTCAGGATAAGCAGGCAAGCAAGAAGAAACCGCGTGGACCAAAGCTGGATGTCGGACGCGTTGACCGTGACGTTGTTCTTCGTGCCAATGCTCCGGTTGGATCACGCTTTAAGGGCTACAAAAGCTATTACGTGCGCGACGTTGTTTTGCGCGCTGAAGTTATTCATTACCGGCGCGAATGCTGGGTGACCCCGGACGGTAAAACAATCCTTGCGTCGCTGCCTGCCGGAATTGTCGGCGGCTACGGACCCAATCTGCGGCGGTTCTGTTTAATGCTTCATGCACAAGGCCAGGTGACGATGGAACGACTATCGACGCTGTTGAACGATATCGGCGTGGATATCTCGAAACGACAGGTTGTTCGTCTGCTAACCAGGAACCTGGATGGTTTTATCGCTGAGGATGCTGCGGTTCTGCATACTGGTCTGGTGTCGGCAGACTATGTAACGGTCGACGACACCGGTGCTCGTCATGCCCGCGATAACTTCTATACTACTCATATCGGCAACGCGCATTTTAGCGTCTTTCGCACCACAAAGACGAAATCACGGCTGAACTTTCTGTCGCTGCTGCATGGCAATTATACCGACTATGTTCTTAACGATGCAGCATTCGATTATTTGCTGGCGCGTAAAGCGGATCCTGCACTCATAGCCCGCTTACAACCCCGCAAACCACAGCACTTTCCCAATCAGGTGCCATGTCTTGAGCATCTGCTCAGAAATGGCGTCGATATCTTCGACAACAATACGCTCCGCATGTTCGGTGAAGCTGGTCTATGGGGAGCTATCCGATATCACGGGCTTATGGGCAATACGGTGATTGTCTTTGACGATGCGGGGCAGTTCCGGGTTGGGGACCATGCTCTGTGCTGGGTGCATGCTGAACGCTTGTTGCACAAGCTGATGCCAGCAACGCCTCAGCAGGTAGGACATGTCGAAACGCTGCGCAAACTCATCTGGCTCTTTTACAAGCTTTTGAAAGACTTTGCCCGAAGTCCCAGCCGACGTGCAGCTCAGGCCCTTGAAGTCAGGTTCGATCGGATCTTTTCCATCCGCACCGGTTATGCTGATCTGGATAAGCTTTTGACGCACTTACTGCGCCGTAAACAGGAATTGCTGAAAATTCTCGAACGACCCGAGATCCCGTTGCACACCAATACTTCCGAGAATGATCTGCGCAGTTGCGTCACCAAACGCAAGATCTCCGGCGGCACCATGAGCCGGGACGGCCGTATTGCCCGCGATACCATGCTGGGTCTCATGAAAACCTGCAAAAAGCTCGGGCTTTCCTTCTGGCATTATCTCGGTGATCGGCTTCGTATATCCATTCAGAAGCCAGCCATTCCAGAACTTGCAGGCCTCATCATCGCAAGAGCCTGA
- a CDS encoding proteasome protein — protein MTYPAEKLHPLGELAAWGGSGARSVLFDVERCFSENSAAILEAPDIGRALQEQVLPILHHHYDTFISDVPGEEGGGSPSAYVMAAGWRKGEPWIVEITPSGMIGHYADIGFHAIGSGAAMAQQAGSLLSHFNFTERSMRFGCAAVLRVLEALDLSSPTVGKPFSLCRIDQDGAHHLSDKEIEQVTKDVRQWEEAEQAVIAKIFD, from the coding sequence ATGACATACCCGGCCGAGAAGCTGCACCCTTTGGGCGAGCTAGCGGCTTGGGGCGGAAGTGGCGCGCGATCGGTGCTGTTCGACGTCGAACGGTGTTTCAGTGAAAACAGTGCGGCTATTTTGGAGGCCCCGGATATCGGACGCGCGTTGCAAGAACAGGTACTCCCGATCCTGCACCATCACTACGACACGTTCATCTCGGACGTTCCGGGCGAAGAAGGAGGCGGCTCGCCATCGGCCTACGTGATGGCTGCCGGGTGGCGCAAAGGTGAGCCGTGGATTGTTGAGATAACGCCTTCTGGCATGATCGGGCACTACGCCGATATCGGATTCCACGCGATCGGCAGCGGTGCGGCAATGGCACAGCAAGCCGGATCGCTTCTGTCTCACTTCAATTTCACCGAGCGGTCGATGCGCTTCGGTTGCGCGGCGGTCCTGCGTGTTTTGGAAGCGCTCGACCTATCGTCCCCCACCGTCGGTAAGCCATTCAGTCTATGTCGTATCGACCAGGACGGTGCGCACCACCTCAGTGACAAAGAGATTGAGCAAGTGACCAAGGACGTGCGTCAATGGGAGGAGGCCGAACAAGCCGTAATCGCTAAAATATTCGATTGA
- a CDS encoding ornithine cyclodeaminase family protein: protein MTIMPVSLSQHELSTLLPMKQLIEALRTSFTIGCSAPAREHHSIAGLNNQQGTLLLMPAWSPPGNTRYMGVKQVNIFPGNAELGKPALNSTYNLFDGNTGEHLAAMDGNTITGLRTVAVSALAADYLARPDAESLLVLGSGRISSLIPEAYKAIRDIKKIRIWDINIVSAQRLVDALREKGYNCEIVASLKEAVNEADIISSATLSHAPLICGNWLRPGTHVDLIGAFTSEMRETDDECVSMAKVFIDTEEVFHEGGDIVQPIKEGVINRSHVQAKLADLTSGTAIGRSNNEEITLFKAVGTALADLSAATLAFQSKMRE, encoded by the coding sequence ATGACGATCATGCCTGTTTCTCTCTCTCAGCATGAGCTTTCGACGTTACTTCCTATGAAACAACTTATTGAAGCGTTGCGGACATCATTTACGATTGGGTGCAGCGCTCCTGCCCGTGAACATCACTCCATCGCGGGCTTAAACAATCAGCAAGGCACTTTATTGTTGATGCCCGCTTGGTCTCCTCCGGGGAACACCCGGTACATGGGTGTAAAACAGGTCAACATTTTTCCAGGTAACGCCGAATTGGGGAAGCCTGCATTAAATTCCACGTATAATTTGTTTGATGGCAATACAGGTGAACATCTTGCGGCGATGGATGGCAATACGATCACTGGTTTGCGTACCGTGGCCGTTTCTGCACTCGCGGCTGATTATCTCGCTCGCCCAGATGCAGAATCGCTTCTTGTACTAGGTTCAGGACGTATTTCCAGTCTAATCCCCGAGGCCTACAAAGCTATTCGTGACATCAAGAAAATTAGAATTTGGGACATCAATATTGTTAGTGCACAAAGACTTGTAGATGCTTTGAGAGAGAAAGGGTATAATTGCGAAATTGTTGCCTCTCTCAAGGAGGCCGTGAATGAAGCCGACATTATTTCGTCCGCCACACTTTCTCATGCGCCACTCATATGCGGTAATTGGTTACGCCCAGGTACACATGTGGATCTGATTGGCGCATTTACTTCGGAAATGCGCGAAACCGATGATGAGTGCGTGTCAATGGCCAAGGTCTTTATCGATACCGAAGAAGTGTTTCACGAAGGTGGAGACATCGTTCAGCCTATTAAGGAAGGCGTTATTAATCGTAGTCATGTTCAAGCAAAATTAGCGGATCTGACGTCAGGTACTGCTATTGGGCGCTCCAACAACGAAGAGATAACGCTATTTAAAGCAGTAGGTACCGCGCTGGCGGACTTGTCAGCCGCAACCCTCGCTTTTCAATCAAAAATGAGAGAATAA
- a CDS encoding molybdopterin-dependent oxidoreductase: protein MGTEISGYCTLCRSRCGTINTVENGQLVSVRPDTSHPTGSAMCMKGRAAPELVHSPHRQLYPMRRTSPKGSPDPCWERISWEEALSETATRLSSIKQESGAEAVAFSVTTPSGTPLSDSIDWIERFIRSFGSPNTCYGTEICNWHKDFAHAFTFGCGIPPADYSNSDTIVLWGHNPTNTWLAQASAISIGRAKGAKLIVVDPRPTALAKQADVWLPVRPGTDGALALGLLRIMIQEQLYNERFLRDWTNAPLLVRDDNGLFLREQTLWPDATENRYVAWDAMSGVPTPVDAIKSPSSVLTNRFALKGKVDVKLAVGAKKVLSCRPVFELLSCATASYDAETVERLTGVPPVALKAAAALIRSGNRISYHAWTGIGQHSNATQTERAVATLYALTGSFDLIGGNRVRRGPYYRPVNALEKLTEKQFSKTLGAEMRPIGPASMGWVTARDMYKAIIHGEPYSIRAMMAFGTNLPISQADSSLAEEALNKLEFHVHCDLFETPAAKYADIFLPVNTPWEHEGIRFGFEISDDAASLVQLRQRMVEPRGESRSDNDIIFDLAARMGMAKEFFDGSLENGWNYMLEPLGHTVETLRIAPKGVKTQIDSRERKYSLPHHDDQNRVRAFDTETGRIELYSELLQRNGQPGIPTFIPPAEDEILERKGLRRKFPLVLSSAKNGYYCHSQHRSLASLRKRAPDPVAEIGEGLAKERGIQSGDWIRISTRNGAARFVAKPTPGLADDVVVAEFGWWQSCPEMDRAELSAQGPYNSNANSLISADAVDPISGSIPHRSFRCNIELDPLTELRQRSWKGWKEFSVRQSTIEADGVRSLIFETIDGEELPDFRPGQHIQIQIGDDNGLSRAYSLTGAATVSARTTYSISVRHQKGVTKDGKYFEGKMSSQIHHALKDGDTVNLRAPSGNFIIPRFSPQPLIFLAGGIGITPFISLLESLPDKDEIQISLLYGNLNSRTHAFRSRIREHKNRLPNFHVFDFYDAPLAEDVEGRDYYSNQRVSATMISDELIKMRPRIYMCGPPGMMHAFSEGLQSRGVPKFDIFNEVFRSPPETMMDDGKSFQIQFGRSKNAEWSASQGPILDFAEKMGVALPSGCRVGQCESCAVRIVSGTVQHMHGSEPDDPNICLTCQARPTSDLVLDI, encoded by the coding sequence TTGGGAACAGAAATTTCTGGCTATTGCACACTGTGTCGCTCAAGATGCGGCACGATCAATACTGTTGAAAATGGCCAGCTTGTTTCGGTTCGGCCAGACACGTCCCATCCAACAGGCAGTGCAATGTGCATGAAAGGACGCGCAGCACCAGAACTCGTTCATAGTCCCCACCGGCAGTTATATCCTATGCGCCGGACTTCTCCCAAGGGGTCACCGGACCCTTGCTGGGAGCGCATAAGCTGGGAAGAGGCGCTATCTGAAACAGCGACTCGTCTTTCTTCGATTAAACAAGAAAGTGGTGCAGAGGCAGTTGCGTTTTCTGTGACAACGCCCAGTGGCACTCCCCTCTCCGACAGCATCGATTGGATTGAGAGATTTATCCGGAGTTTTGGCAGTCCAAACACATGCTATGGCACCGAAATCTGCAATTGGCATAAGGATTTCGCTCATGCATTTACGTTTGGATGCGGAATACCCCCCGCCGATTATTCCAATTCCGATACAATCGTTTTGTGGGGCCATAATCCAACAAACACCTGGCTTGCACAAGCCAGCGCAATTTCTATAGGCCGTGCAAAAGGGGCTAAGTTGATCGTGGTTGATCCTCGCCCAACAGCTCTCGCGAAACAGGCGGATGTATGGCTTCCGGTAAGGCCCGGAACAGATGGTGCGCTGGCGCTTGGATTGCTGAGAATAATGATTCAAGAGCAGCTTTATAATGAGCGCTTTCTGCGTGACTGGACAAATGCACCATTGCTCGTGCGCGACGACAATGGGTTGTTCTTGAGGGAACAAACGCTCTGGCCGGATGCTACAGAAAACCGGTATGTTGCCTGGGATGCCATGTCAGGCGTACCGACCCCGGTAGACGCTATAAAATCTCCATCTTCTGTGCTGACAAACCGCTTTGCACTAAAGGGCAAGGTGGACGTGAAGCTGGCTGTTGGTGCCAAAAAAGTGCTGTCCTGTCGACCGGTATTCGAATTGTTGTCATGCGCTACGGCCAGTTATGATGCTGAAACGGTCGAGCGCCTTACAGGGGTACCTCCGGTAGCACTGAAAGCAGCCGCGGCATTAATCCGAAGTGGTAATCGTATTTCTTACCATGCTTGGACAGGTATCGGGCAGCACAGCAACGCAACGCAGACAGAACGAGCCGTTGCAACACTCTATGCGCTTACAGGAAGTTTTGATCTTATCGGCGGCAACCGCGTACGCCGCGGCCCGTACTATCGGCCAGTCAATGCACTGGAAAAACTGACTGAAAAGCAATTTTCCAAAACATTAGGCGCGGAAATGAGGCCTATTGGTCCAGCCTCTATGGGCTGGGTAACAGCCCGTGATATGTACAAAGCCATAATCCATGGTGAGCCTTACAGCATACGAGCAATGATGGCTTTTGGTACAAATTTGCCTATTTCTCAAGCTGACAGTTCGCTCGCAGAAGAAGCACTTAATAAGCTTGAGTTTCATGTCCACTGCGATTTATTTGAAACACCCGCGGCTAAGTATGCCGACATATTTCTTCCAGTGAATACGCCTTGGGAGCATGAAGGCATTCGCTTCGGCTTTGAGATCAGCGATGATGCAGCGTCTCTGGTTCAGTTGCGTCAACGAATGGTCGAACCTCGCGGAGAATCTCGTTCGGACAACGATATCATTTTTGATCTCGCGGCTAGAATGGGAATGGCAAAAGAGTTCTTCGACGGCAGTCTGGAGAATGGGTGGAACTATATGCTTGAGCCCCTCGGACACACTGTTGAAACGCTCCGCATTGCTCCAAAAGGCGTAAAAACACAGATAGATTCTAGAGAGCGTAAATATAGTCTACCTCATCACGATGATCAGAACAGAGTTCGAGCCTTTGACACTGAAACAGGACGTATTGAACTGTATTCGGAATTGTTGCAGCGCAACGGGCAGCCTGGGATACCGACTTTCATCCCCCCCGCTGAAGATGAAATCTTAGAGCGCAAAGGTCTGCGCAGAAAATTTCCTCTGGTCTTAAGTTCAGCAAAGAATGGATACTACTGCCATAGTCAACACCGTAGTCTCGCCTCATTGAGAAAGCGAGCGCCCGATCCCGTTGCAGAAATCGGTGAAGGTCTGGCGAAAGAGCGCGGCATTCAAAGCGGTGACTGGATCCGCATTTCTACGAGAAATGGCGCAGCCCGCTTTGTGGCCAAACCCACGCCGGGTCTTGCAGACGACGTTGTCGTGGCTGAATTCGGCTGGTGGCAGTCGTGCCCTGAAATGGATCGCGCCGAACTTTCTGCTCAGGGTCCTTACAACAGTAACGCCAATAGCTTGATATCCGCCGACGCAGTCGATCCGATAAGCGGATCAATTCCCCACAGATCATTCAGATGCAATATAGAATTGGACCCGCTCACTGAACTGCGTCAGAGGTCTTGGAAAGGATGGAAAGAATTTAGTGTAAGGCAGTCAACGATCGAAGCAGATGGCGTGCGGAGCCTGATATTCGAAACCATTGATGGTGAAGAACTTCCGGATTTTCGTCCCGGACAGCATATTCAAATCCAGATAGGTGATGATAACGGACTGAGCAGAGCATACTCGTTGACAGGAGCCGCCACGGTCAGTGCAAGGACAACCTACAGCATTTCTGTCAGACACCAAAAAGGGGTGACTAAAGACGGAAAATACTTCGAAGGAAAGATGTCCAGCCAAATTCATCACGCCTTGAAAGACGGCGACACAGTTAATCTGAGAGCGCCATCAGGCAACTTTATTATTCCAAGATTTTCGCCTCAGCCGCTTATTTTCCTTGCAGGCGGTATAGGTATAACACCTTTTATAAGTCTGCTTGAATCCCTGCCCGACAAGGACGAGATTCAAATCAGCTTGCTTTATGGCAATCTTAATAGTCGAACGCATGCCTTCCGCAGTCGAATACGCGAACACAAAAACAGACTGCCAAATTTCCATGTATTTGACTTCTATGACGCTCCTCTCGCCGAGGATGTCGAAGGGAGGGATTACTACAGCAATCAGCGCGTTAGCGCCACGATGATAAGTGACGAGCTGATCAAAATGCGTCCACGAATTTATATGTGTGGACCACCGGGCATGATGCATGCATTTTCTGAAGGACTTCAAAGTCGCGGTGTTCCAAAGTTCGACATTTTCAATGAAGTGTTTCGCTCTCCGCCAGAAACGATGATGGATGACGGCAAGTCCTTTCAGATTCAATTTGGTCGGTCGAAGAACGCTGAATGGTCGGCCTCGCAAGGACCTATTCTTGATTTTGCTGAGAAGATGGGGGTTGCCTTGCCCAGCGGATGCCGCGTTGGCCAGTGTGAAAGCTGTGCTGTCAGAATTGTATCCGGAACTGTTCAACACATGCATGGCTCAGAACCTGATGATCCGAATATCTGTCTGACCTGCCAAGCGCGGCCAACAAGTGATCTCGTACTCGACATTTAG
- a CDS encoding ABC transporter ATP-binding protein: protein MAVLEAQNISISFNGFYAVKNVNFTLKKGTIQAVIGPNGAGKTTLFNLLTKFLQPTEGRILHDGTDVTVLKPSAIARRGVLRSFQISAVFQALTVRENIELALLRRNRLEWRLLGQARNNRQLVQRSDEILEEFGFSAEAAVHVGQLSYGRKRVLELATTVAADPNVLLLDEPMAGLGREDIDRVADLIRKAGQGRTVLLVEHNMQVVSRLADQITVMVRGQVLAEGTYTEVSNRPDVIAAYTGGAH from the coding sequence ATGGCGGTGCTTGAGGCACAAAATATCAGCATTTCATTCAACGGATTTTACGCCGTAAAGAACGTAAATTTCACGCTGAAAAAGGGTACTATTCAAGCTGTCATCGGTCCGAACGGAGCAGGAAAGACTACGCTTTTCAATCTTTTGACCAAGTTCCTGCAACCTACTGAAGGACGGATACTGCACGATGGCACGGACGTTACTGTGCTTAAGCCGTCTGCGATTGCACGGCGCGGGGTGCTTCGTTCATTTCAGATTTCTGCTGTCTTTCAGGCGCTGACAGTGCGTGAAAATATTGAACTCGCACTCCTCCGACGCAATCGTTTGGAGTGGCGATTGCTAGGGCAAGCTAGAAACAATCGCCAATTGGTTCAAAGATCTGATGAAATTCTCGAAGAATTTGGCTTCTCCGCTGAAGCGGCGGTTCATGTAGGCCAGCTTTCATACGGACGCAAACGAGTTCTTGAACTTGCGACCACGGTCGCTGCGGATCCGAACGTTCTATTACTAGATGAGCCTATGGCCGGGCTAGGGCGAGAAGACATTGATCGGGTCGCTGATCTTATTCGTAAGGCTGGACAAGGTAGAACTGTGCTGCTCGTTGAACATAATATGCAGGTTGTGTCCCGCCTCGCTGACCAAATTACAGTTATGGTTCGTGGTCAGGTTCTTGCTGAGGGTACTTATACGGAAGTTTCAAATCGGCCTGATGTTATAGCAGCTTACACGGGAGGGGCTCACTGA
- a CDS encoding ABC transporter ATP-binding protein — protein sequence MAEVLTVSKLEAWYGESKVLHGMNFRLTQGEVVTLLGRNGAGKSTTLKSLMGLMKLRKGSILYNNEQIISSQAYDIARKGIAFCPEDRGIFSSLSVRENLMLPPKIAPNGMEVEDILQLFPNLRERIDSPGTKLSGGEQQMLALARILRTGARILLLDEPTEGLAPIIIKQIENTIIKLKALGFTILLVEQNVGFAHALADRNYIVETGTIVDEVAAADFERRLPSIQSYLGL from the coding sequence ATGGCCGAAGTTCTGACGGTGAGCAAGCTTGAAGCTTGGTACGGTGAATCCAAGGTTCTCCACGGCATGAATTTTAGGCTTACGCAAGGAGAGGTCGTTACGTTGCTAGGACGCAATGGTGCAGGAAAGTCCACGACGCTGAAATCTTTGATGGGCCTGATGAAGTTGCGTAAAGGCTCGATACTATACAATAATGAGCAAATCATTTCCTCCCAAGCCTATGATATTGCGCGAAAAGGTATTGCGTTCTGCCCGGAAGATAGAGGAATTTTTTCAAGTCTTAGCGTGCGCGAAAATTTGATGCTTCCACCTAAGATAGCGCCAAACGGAATGGAAGTTGAAGATATCCTCCAGCTGTTTCCAAATTTACGCGAACGGATTGATAGCCCGGGTACAAAACTCTCCGGTGGTGAACAGCAAATGTTAGCCTTGGCGAGAATTCTTAGAACCGGTGCAAGGATTCTTCTGCTTGATGAGCCTACCGAAGGTCTGGCACCGATCATTATCAAGCAGATTGAAAACACTATTATAAAACTTAAGGCACTGGGATTTACGATACTTCTTGTCGAGCAAAATGTAGGCTTTGCACACGCCCTCGCAGACCGAAACTATATCGTAGAAACCGGTACAATCGTGGACGAAGTCGCTGCGGCGGACTTCGAGCGTCGCCTTCCTTCCATCCAAAGTTATCTGGGCCTTTGA